The following coding sequences are from one Paenibacillus tundrae window:
- a CDS encoding C40 family peptidase, which yields MKKLIISIFGAAVLFTSGATSTEASTINTVVNNMAGIPYKWGGTTMAGFDCSGFMRYLFDKYSIDLPRTSQQQAKAGTPVSKANLRTGDLVFFNTMGKGVSHAGVYIGDGQFAHASSSKGVSITKLSNPYFKDRYVTARRVTGQFMYNKMIGKI from the coding sequence TTGAAAAAACTTATCATCTCCATTTTTGGAGCAGCAGTACTATTTACTTCAGGTGCAACAAGTACAGAGGCAAGCACAATCAACACCGTCGTTAATAACATGGCAGGTATTCCTTACAAATGGGGCGGTACAACAATGGCCGGCTTCGATTGTTCTGGATTTATGAGATATCTTTTTGATAAATATAGCATCGATCTACCCCGCACTTCCCAGCAGCAAGCGAAAGCAGGAACTCCTGTATCCAAAGCGAACCTTCGCACAGGCGATCTCGTATTCTTCAATACAATGGGTAAAGGTGTTTCACACGCAGGTGTTTACATCGGTGACGGCCAATTCGCACACGCATCAAGCAGCAAAGGTGTCAGCATCACTAAATTGTCTAACCCTTACTTCAAAGACCGTTATGTTACGGCTCGCCGAGTTACTGGCCAGTTTATGTATAATAAAATGATTGGAAAAATATAA
- a CDS encoding carboxymuconolactone decarboxylase family protein, giving the protein MTLMNEKVHAYKDQIGELSDVLPGVVKSYHEFTGECFQPGAIDAKTKQLIALGIGLFANNEVCTFYHVEEARAKGATDQEIMETVAVAGAVGGGHALSQGAMRVQKALH; this is encoded by the coding sequence ATGACATTGATGAATGAAAAGGTTCACGCGTATAAGGATCAGATTGGTGAGTTGAGCGATGTGCTACCGGGAGTGGTGAAGTCTTACCATGAGTTTACGGGAGAATGCTTTCAGCCAGGAGCCATTGATGCCAAAACGAAACAATTAATCGCCTTGGGCATTGGCTTATTTGCGAATAACGAAGTGTGTACCTTCTATCACGTGGAGGAAGCTCGTGCGAAGGGTGCTACCGATCAGGAGATCATGGAGACCGTTGCAGTGGCGGGTGCCGTAGGCGGCGGTCATGCACTATCTCAGGGCGCAATGCGCGTACAGAAGGCGCTGCACTAA
- the pelA gene encoding pectate lyase: MNTKTKLVTLVLAFSMVFSAVGMVIQPVRIVSAADASGTTASISDILKNQRADGGWRKEYKQSTGEWAKSTIDNKATYSEIRRLAKEFKKTNDPRYSAAAIKGINFLLNMQYSNGGWPQVYQSSGYHKHITYNDDAMINVMYMLDEVATRKGDFSFIDSNLANRSKNAVAKGVDAILNTQVVSGGKLTAWGQQHDSSTLKPAGARIYEVPSLTAGESVTIVKFLKTRPSNAKITASIKGAEAWFNKVKITGYRYERANGDSKIIADSKAAPIWARFYEVGTDKPIFIGRDGIVKYKLSDIDKERRGGYAWYGNWPSKL; this comes from the coding sequence TTGAATACAAAAACAAAGTTAGTTACATTAGTTCTAGCATTTTCAATGGTATTTTCTGCGGTAGGTATGGTCATTCAACCGGTTAGGATTGTATCTGCTGCGGATGCTTCGGGAACAACAGCAAGCATATCCGATATCTTGAAGAATCAAAGAGCCGATGGAGGCTGGAGAAAAGAATATAAGCAATCCACTGGTGAGTGGGCGAAATCTACGATCGACAATAAAGCTACATACTCAGAAATTAGAAGACTAGCTAAAGAATTCAAAAAGACAAACGACCCACGTTATTCTGCTGCCGCGATTAAGGGAATTAACTTTTTGCTGAATATGCAGTATTCCAATGGTGGGTGGCCTCAAGTTTATCAAAGTTCTGGTTATCACAAACATATTACCTACAATGATGATGCGATGATTAATGTAATGTACATGTTGGATGAAGTTGCGACACGAAAAGGTGACTTCTCCTTTATTGACAGCAACCTTGCCAATCGTAGTAAAAATGCGGTTGCTAAAGGTGTGGATGCGATTTTGAATACACAGGTAGTTTCAGGTGGCAAGCTCACAGCATGGGGGCAACAGCATGATTCAAGCACACTTAAGCCTGCAGGTGCAAGAATCTATGAAGTACCATCATTAACAGCTGGAGAGAGTGTAACGATTGTTAAATTCCTGAAAACAAGACCTTCCAACGCCAAAATTACAGCATCCATCAAGGGAGCCGAAGCTTGGTTTAACAAAGTGAAGATCACCGGTTACCGATATGAAAGAGCGAACGGCGATAGCAAAATTATTGCTGATTCCAAAGCTGCACCAATCTGGGCTCGTTTCTATGAAGTTGGAACGGATAAACCCATCTTTATCGGTCGTGACGGCATCGTGAAATACAAATTGAGCGATATTGACAAAGAAAGAAGAGGCGGTTATGCATGGTATGGTAACTGGCCATCCAAGCTGTAA
- a CDS encoding carbohydrate-binding protein produces MIAVKFKFKKTFNVLLACLTALPLMLTPTQASAASDATINLSSEKQLIKGFGGINHPVWIGDLTPAQRDTAFGNGQNQLGFSILRISVDPNRSNWSKEVDTAKRAIEQGALVFASPWNPPSDMVETFNRNGDTNAKRLRYDKYAAYAQHLNDFVTYMKDNGVNLYAISVQNEPDYAHDWTWWTPQEILRFMKENAGSIQNTKVMAPESFQYLKNISDPILNDPQALANMDILGAHLYGTQVNNFAYPLFKQKGAGKELWMTEVYYPNSDNNSADRWPEALEVSHHMHNAMVEADFQAYVWWYIRRQYGPMKEDGTISKRGYNMAHFSKFVRPGYLRVDATKNPDTNTFVSAYKGDNKVVVVAINKGTSATSQRFVLQNGNASTVSSWVTDSSRNLASGAPINVSNGAFTAQLPAQSVTTFVANITGPGSGNTSGTTYEAETGTTLTDAVVETIYPGYTGSGYVNFNALTNSAIQWNNINNATSGTKNVKFRYALESGTRNLDVYVNGNKVISNTSFSATGSWSTWGEKTIQVPMNSGTNTIRVVTTGTEGPNIDNITVTAS; encoded by the coding sequence ATGATCGCAGTGAAATTTAAATTCAAAAAAACCTTTAACGTTTTACTCGCCTGCTTAACGGCTCTGCCACTGATGTTAACACCCACACAAGCTTCGGCAGCAAGTGATGCTACCATTAATTTATCCTCGGAGAAGCAGCTCATCAAGGGCTTCGGAGGAATTAATCACCCGGTTTGGATCGGTGACTTGACGCCAGCTCAACGTGATACAGCCTTTGGCAACGGGCAAAACCAGTTAGGCTTCTCCATCTTAAGAATCAGTGTCGATCCTAATCGAAGTAACTGGTCTAAGGAAGTAGATACAGCCAAAAGAGCGATTGAACAAGGAGCTCTAGTGTTCGCCTCCCCATGGAATCCTCCAAGTGACATGGTCGAGACGTTCAACCGGAATGGCGATACGAATGCTAAACGTCTGAGATATGACAAATATGCTGCTTACGCTCAGCACCTGAATGACTTCGTTACGTACATGAAAGATAACGGCGTAAACTTGTATGCCATTTCCGTTCAAAATGAACCAGATTACGCTCACGATTGGACCTGGTGGACACCACAGGAGATCCTTCGCTTCATGAAAGAAAATGCAGGATCGATCCAGAACACCAAAGTGATGGCGCCTGAATCCTTCCAATACCTAAAAAACATATCTGACCCGATTCTCAATGATCCACAAGCGCTCGCGAATATGGACATTCTAGGAGCACATTTGTACGGTACTCAAGTCAATAACTTTGCATACCCACTCTTCAAGCAAAAAGGTGCAGGCAAAGAACTGTGGATGACCGAAGTTTATTATCCAAACAGTGATAACAATTCTGCAGACCGCTGGCCAGAAGCATTGGAAGTCTCCCATCACATGCACAATGCAATGGTAGAAGCAGATTTTCAAGCCTATGTATGGTGGTACATCCGTAGACAGTACGGACCGATGAAAGAGGATGGCACGATTAGCAAACGCGGTTATAATATGGCTCATTTCTCCAAATTCGTACGTCCAGGCTATCTGCGAGTGGATGCAACGAAAAACCCAGATACCAATACGTTTGTGTCTGCCTACAAAGGAGATAACAAGGTTGTCGTCGTCGCAATTAACAAAGGAACTTCTGCAACCAGTCAGCGATTTGTCCTGCAAAATGGTAACGCCTCTACTGTATCCTCATGGGTAACGGATAGCAGCCGTAACCTAGCAAGTGGAGCACCGATCAATGTGTCTAACGGCGCATTTACTGCACAGCTTCCTGCTCAAAGTGTAACCACATTTGTAGCGAATATCACTGGGCCAGGAAGTGGTAACACAAGTGGTACAACGTATGAAGCTGAAACAGGAACTACCCTAACTGATGCTGTAGTTGAGACAATCTACCCAGGTTACACCGGCTCGGGGTATGTTAATTTCAATGCACTAACGAACTCTGCCATTCAATGGAATAATATTAACAATGCGACAAGTGGTACCAAAAACGTAAAGTTTCGTTATGCATTAGAGAGTGGCACGCGTAACCTCGATGTGTACGTTAACGGAAACAAAGTGATCAGCAATACCTCTTTTTCAGCAACAGGAAGCTGGTCGACATGGGGCGAGAAAACCATTCAGGTACCCATGAATTCTGGAACGAATACCATCAGAGTTGTAACAACAGGTACAGAAGGGCCTAATATCGATAACATTACAGTTACAGCATCATAA
- a CDS encoding xanthine phosphoribosyltransferase, which translates to MEVLKQRILEEGVVISDQVLKLDGLLNHQIDPGLTMEMGREFASRFRESGVTRVITVESSGIPVAFAVAHELGVPLVFARRKKTLLADPDAYCERVPSFTKGIVTDIMVSREYIHENDRILFIDDIIANGDAARGVIKIIERSGAELVGFGVVVEKCFQAGARTIREQGIPVEALVRIRSLNDGSIQFDDNEM; encoded by the coding sequence ATGGAAGTGTTGAAACAACGTATTTTAGAAGAAGGAGTAGTCATCTCTGATCAGGTGCTTAAATTGGATGGACTGCTGAATCATCAGATTGACCCTGGTTTGACAATGGAAATGGGACGTGAGTTTGCCTCACGTTTTCGTGAGAGTGGTGTAACACGTGTTATTACGGTAGAGTCTTCTGGCATCCCGGTAGCTTTTGCTGTTGCACATGAGCTAGGAGTACCTCTTGTATTCGCTAGACGCAAAAAAACGCTACTGGCTGACCCTGATGCCTACTGTGAACGTGTACCATCGTTTACGAAAGGAATTGTGACCGATATTATGGTGTCTCGTGAATATATTCATGAGAATGATCGTATTTTGTTCATAGACGATATTATTGCTAATGGGGATGCAGCTCGCGGTGTTATCAAGATCATTGAACGCTCTGGGGCTGAATTAGTTGGTTTCGGAGTAGTCGTCGAAAAATGTTTTCAAGCAGGAGCACGAACTATTCGTGAACAGGGAATTCCTGTTGAAGCCTTGGTACGTATTCGTTCCCTGAACGATGGAAGCATTCAGTTTGACGATAACGAAATGTGA